A region from the Blastocatellia bacterium genome encodes:
- a CDS encoding VWA domain-containing protein, whose translation MKVTACLLILSLTGVGAGSQRPEQEPIIRLESSLVLVNVTVTGKDRSYISRLTAKDFTVLDDGQPQEIVFFSAEETPFVAAILLDVSGSMERMLRIGQAAARGFAHGIRSEDVFAVYVFSHRCARVQDFGSYPEVDPDLWRIRAEGYTALYDCLVQAAEDLKGREETRRAILLLSDGADTASRASLDDALRAASDAAVTVYAVDLIDEKYTSAAEALRARGALQTLAEKTGGRYIRDPGGVTLYATFAQIVEELGHQYTLGYYPPMARRDGRWHQIRVSVSRPGATVRARTGYRALTPKGP comes from the coding sequence ATGAAGGTCACGGCATGTCTTCTCATCCTCAGCCTTACAGGCGTGGGAGCGGGTTCGCAACGACCCGAACAGGAGCCCATCATTCGATTGGAATCGTCGCTCGTTCTCGTCAATGTGACGGTCACGGGAAAGGACCGCAGCTATATCTCCCGCCTCACGGCTAAAGATTTCACCGTGCTCGACGATGGGCAACCGCAGGAGATTGTTTTTTTCAGCGCCGAAGAGACCCCGTTTGTCGCGGCCATCTTGCTCGATGTGAGCGGGAGCATGGAGCGGATGCTCCGGATCGGTCAGGCCGCCGCACGCGGATTCGCCCACGGCATTCGCTCGGAGGATGTGTTTGCCGTCTACGTGTTTTCCCACCGGTGCGCACGAGTCCAGGACTTTGGCTCTTACCCCGAAGTGGATCCCGATCTCTGGCGCATTCGCGCCGAAGGATACACGGCGCTTTATGATTGCCTGGTCCAGGCCGCTGAAGACCTCAAGGGGCGAGAGGAAACGCGCCGAGCCATCCTGCTTTTGTCGGATGGGGCGGATACAGCCAGCCGCGCTTCGCTCGATGATGCTCTTCGGGCAGCCTCGGATGCTGCCGTGACCGTTTATGCCGTTGATCTGATAGACGAGAAGTATACGTCGGCGGCGGAAGCTCTCCGGGCCAGAGGGGCCCTTCAAACGCTGGCCGAGAAAACCGGTGGCCGCTACATCCGTGATCCTGGCGGAGTCACGTTGTACGCGACTTTCGCCCAGATCGTCGAAGAACTTGGGCACCAGTATACGCTTGGCTACTACCCACCGATGGCCCGCCGGGATGGCCGCTGGCACCAGATTCGGGTCAGTGTCTCGCGCCCGGGGGCTACTGTTCGCGCCCGAACCGGCTATCGCGCGCTGACCCCCAAGGGCCCTTGA
- a CDS encoding pyridoxamine 5'-phosphate oxidase family protein: MKRLPKKMRAFCQEQKVMRLAFVDAHGYPRVVPVWFVMRGQEFFFGTHRNSAKGRLIQQNPRAGWVIDGGASLRTYKGVSFWGRAEAVTDAHMWKTVWRAIGKKYYGSWQDRNFQQLYTPDTLIFRLTPERVFYWDYSE; encoded by the coding sequence ATGAAGCGGTTGCCGAAAAAGATGAGAGCATTCTGTCAGGAACAAAAGGTGATGCGTCTTGCCTTCGTTGATGCCCACGGCTATCCTCGCGTCGTCCCGGTATGGTTTGTGATGCGCGGGCAGGAATTTTTCTTCGGCACCCATCGGAACAGCGCCAAGGGGCGACTTATCCAGCAGAATCCCAGAGCGGGTTGGGTCATTGATGGCGGCGCGAGCCTGCGCACGTACAAGGGCGTGTCCTTCTGGGGCAGAGCCGAGGCGGTGACAGACGCGCACATGTGGAAAACGGTCTGGCGCGCCATCGGCAAGAAGTATTACGGGTCCTGGCAGGATCGCAACTTTCAGCAGTTGTACACGCCGGACACGTTGATCTTTCGGCTGACGCCGGAGAGGGTTTTCTACTGGGACTACAGCGAATGA
- the acpS gene encoding holo-ACP synthase, translated as MIIGIGIDLIEISRIEAALTRYGERFLHRVFTPDEIAYARRKHHPAPHLAGRFAAKEAALKALGTGKSGGIRWRDVEILSSPGGKPRIEFHGRARERLRTLRGERVHVSISHGRDLAIAAVIIEG; from the coding sequence ATGATCATCGGGATTGGGATTGACCTCATCGAGATTTCGAGAATCGAGGCGGCGCTCACCCGGTATGGCGAGCGGTTCCTCCATCGGGTCTTTACGCCCGACGAAATTGCCTATGCTCGTCGCAAACACCATCCGGCTCCGCATCTGGCTGGCCGATTCGCGGCCAAGGAAGCCGCCTTGAAAGCCCTCGGTACCGGCAAAAGCGGCGGCATTCGCTGGCGCGACGTGGAGATTTTATCATCCCCCGGCGGAAAACCCCGCATCGAGTTTCACGGTCGCGCCCGGGAGCGCCTTCGGACTTTACGGGGAGAACGGGTTCACGTCTCCATCTCGCACGGGCGCGACCTCGCCATTGCTGCCGTGATTATTGAAGGCTGA